The Xanthomonas sp. CFBP 8443 genome has a window encoding:
- a CDS encoding carboxymuconolactone decarboxylase family protein translates to MSDLPTSSQALFGDIAPKFAQLTDEVLFADLWQRPALSPRERSLVTVAALVALYRPQQLPFHLSRALDNGLRRDELAEAITHLAFYAGWPCAAAALPLLRAATASAAPAA, encoded by the coding sequence ATGTCCGATCTTCCTACCTCCAGCCAGGCCCTGTTCGGCGACATCGCGCCGAAGTTCGCGCAGCTGACCGACGAGGTGCTGTTCGCCGACCTGTGGCAGCGCCCCGCGCTGTCGCCGCGCGAACGCAGCCTGGTCACGGTGGCGGCGCTGGTCGCGCTGTACCGGCCGCAGCAGTTGCCGTTCCACTTGAGCCGCGCGCTGGACAACGGCCTGCGCCGCGACGAACTGGCCGAAGCGATCACCCATCTGGCGTTCTACGCCGGCTGGCCGTGCGCCGCCGCGGCGCTGCCGCTGCTGCGTGCCGCGACCGCGTCGGCAGCGCCGGCCGCCTGA